The following coding sequences lie in one Cyanobacterium sp. Dongsha4 genomic window:
- a CDS encoding lipid-A-disaccharide synthase, which yields MDSYFDLVILSNGPGEITTWVLPIVKQIRSLSTINQENLRISLILSPCPHATGNEVNIARKLPEINRILGAENFFPFLLWGKTRDNWDWYQRGLVLFLGGDQFFTVVIAKRLGFLSLVYAEWDARWYRYIDYFALMQQSVLDKIPSYFHSKCHLVGDLMADITSDNIQNIGNNEIVKIGLLPGSKSAKLTQGVPFLMAIASYLYKYNHNVEFIIPVAPTITTEILASYGKKEDNNLIEQLGNITGELVTINNQLYLQTSDGIKIKLITKFPCYEEITQCQLCLTTVGANTAQLGSLTMPMIVLIPTYQLTAMKSWDGILGLLANLPIIGDYFAKLINWIVIQYTVKNKKLYAWPNIWAKKEIVPELIGHLKVEEVGNLVLDLLNNEDKLKKIKSDLQKLRGSAGASEKISQIVANIINNK from the coding sequence GTGGACTCATATTTTGACTTAGTAATTTTATCAAATGGCCCAGGAGAAATTACAACATGGGTTTTACCTATTGTGAAGCAAATTCGTTCTTTATCCACTATTAATCAAGAAAATTTGCGTATTTCTTTAATTTTATCTCCTTGCCCTCATGCAACGGGTAATGAGGTTAATATTGCCCGTAAATTACCTGAAATTAATCGCATTTTGGGAGCGGAAAATTTTTTTCCATTTTTATTATGGGGAAAGACAAGAGATAATTGGGATTGGTATCAACGAGGATTGGTTTTATTTTTAGGAGGAGATCAATTTTTTACTGTTGTTATTGCCAAAAGATTAGGTTTTTTAAGTTTGGTTTATGCAGAATGGGATGCAAGATGGTATAGATATATTGATTATTTTGCTTTAATGCAACAATCTGTTTTAGATAAAATACCCAGTTATTTTCATAGTAAATGCCATTTAGTTGGGGATTTAATGGCAGATATAACATCTGATAATATACAAAATATAGGAAATAATGAAATAGTTAAAATTGGACTGTTACCTGGTTCTAAATCGGCAAAATTAACCCAAGGTGTACCTTTTTTAATGGCGATCGCATCTTATCTATATAAATATAATCATAATGTAGAATTTATCATCCCTGTTGCTCCTACTATTACGACAGAAATATTAGCAAGTTACGGAAAAAAAGAGGATAATAATTTGATTGAACAATTAGGTAATATTACAGGGGAATTAGTTACTATTAATAATCAACTTTATTTACAAACATCTGACGGAATAAAAATAAAATTAATTACTAAATTTCCTTGTTATGAAGAAATAACACAATGTCAATTATGCTTAACAACCGTAGGGGCAAACACTGCACAATTAGGCTCACTAACTATGCCGATGATTGTTTTAATTCCCACCTATCAACTAACAGCAATGAAATCATGGGATGGAATCTTAGGGTTATTGGCAAACTTACCAATTATTGGCGATTATTTTGCTAAATTAATTAATTGGATAGTTATTCAATATACGGTGAAAAATAAAAAACTTTATGCCTGGCCTAATATCTGGGCAAAAAAAGAAATTGTCCCTGAATTAATAGGACATTTGAAAGTAGAAGAAGTGGGTAATTTAGTTTTAGATTTGTTGAATAATGAGGATAAATTGAAAAAAATAAAATCCGATTTACAAAAACTCAGAGGAAGTGCTGGTGCTAGTGAAAAAATAAGTCAAATTGTTGCTAACATTATTAACAATAAATAA
- a CDS encoding transglutaminase TgpA family protein, whose amino-acid sequence MQQLRNNPTIRELIEKIEAMPKPPTEESILFRTLVQIMVIVGIIATDVAAQSLYPMSIWAIPLSIVGAVVSWRRRKKKNIALKFALAMGMIITLMIFLGNLIQSLNDTRLVLAEFLVQLQVLHSFDLPRRKDLGYSMIIGLILIGVSATLSQTLAFAPWLLALLLLGIPTLVLDYRSRMGLNVWEENFRQLKQEKNLFRQKQLWQSSPLSPKKILSLSLIILSLGLFIFAIMPRYPSYQIQSFPVSAPEGFENRDFQGGDRSIVNPGYNPDGTLRGDIMGDGQGGTGADDSGYYGFNTTINQNTNNLITERKILFRIRSQAPGFWRVLSFDRYTGQGWEISREEQTIDVKRNFWNYQFNISLPAITAETKKIIQTYTVVRDLPNIIPALSYPQYLYFPAAAIALDTEGSMRSPAGLIEGLTYTVISRVPYRSQTDLQLAGDNYPDAIAKYYLDIPLSTKKNLREKAEELMTKAGRELPSNYDKALYLAQALKQNYQVKTDNPLLEEGEDIITAFLANGGGFPDQFATVYTMMLRALDIPARFTVGFASGQFNPFTGYYIVHNTDAHALTEVYFPSYGWFYFDPLPGHEIIPPSFQDDNPFGVLGIFWKWIAGWLPPPITAFITALFSKITDSILNIFRAGWLGKLWQFLTGSFLGILVGILGLIMVAFLGWLGFLAVKKFLYHNYLSRLNPTEKLYREMLDLLKEKGYPKLPSQTPKEYCESLRDFLILEQWEIVFLISNNYVQWRYGDITPNMDYLTSQYQLLKKSFAQLSPLK is encoded by the coding sequence ATGCAACAGTTAAGGAATAATCCAACCATTCGGGAATTGATCGAAAAAATAGAGGCTATGCCTAAACCTCCTACTGAAGAATCAATCCTTTTTCGCACATTGGTACAAATAATGGTAATAGTGGGCATCATTGCCACAGACGTTGCGGCTCAAAGTCTTTATCCGATGAGTATTTGGGCTATTCCTTTAAGCATTGTGGGAGCAGTAGTTAGTTGGCGTCGTAGAAAAAAGAAAAATATTGCCCTTAAGTTTGCTCTTGCTATGGGAATGATTATCACTTTAATGATTTTTTTAGGAAATCTAATTCAAAGTCTTAATGATACCCGTTTAGTCTTAGCTGAATTTTTAGTACAATTACAGGTTTTACACAGCTTTGATTTACCTCGTCGTAAAGATTTAGGTTACTCCATGATTATCGGTTTAATATTAATTGGAGTATCTGCAACTTTATCTCAAACTTTAGCTTTTGCACCGTGGTTATTAGCTTTATTATTATTAGGTATTCCTACTCTTGTTTTAGACTATCGTTCACGCATGGGGTTAAATGTTTGGGAAGAGAATTTTAGACAACTCAAACAGGAAAAAAACTTATTTCGGCAAAAACAATTATGGCAAAGTTCGCCTTTATCCCCTAAAAAAATTCTTTCTCTTTCTCTTATAATCCTTTCTTTGGGCTTATTCATTTTTGCGATTATGCCCCGTTACCCTAGTTATCAAATTCAATCATTTCCTGTTAGTGCCCCAGAAGGTTTTGAAAATCGTGATTTTCAGGGAGGAGATAGAAGCATTGTTAACCCCGGGTATAATCCTGATGGTACTTTAAGGGGGGATATAATGGGTGATGGGCAAGGAGGCACTGGAGCTGATGATAGTGGTTATTATGGTTTTAACACGACCATTAATCAAAATACCAATAACCTTATCACCGAAAGAAAAATCCTCTTCAGAATTCGCTCTCAAGCCCCCGGTTTTTGGCGTGTACTATCTTTTGATCGCTATACAGGGCAAGGATGGGAAATATCTAGGGAAGAGCAAACCATTGATGTTAAGCGCAATTTTTGGAATTATCAATTTAATATCTCTTTACCAGCTATCACCGCCGAAACAAAAAAAATAATTCAGACTTATACTGTTGTTAGAGATCTTCCTAATATTATTCCTGCTCTATCTTATCCTCAATATCTTTATTTTCCCGCCGCCGCAATTGCTCTTGATACAGAAGGAAGTATGCGATCGCCTGCTGGATTAATTGAAGGTTTAACTTATACGGTTATTTCCAGAGTTCCCTATCGTAGTCAAACAGATTTACAATTAGCAGGAGATAATTATCCTGATGCGATCGCAAAATATTACTTGGATATTCCACTTTCTACTAAAAAGAATTTAAGGGAAAAAGCAGAAGAGTTGATGACAAAAGCAGGTAGAGAGTTACCTTCTAATTATGATAAAGCCTTATATCTTGCTCAAGCTCTCAAACAAAATTATCAAGTAAAAACAGATAATCCGTTACTAGAAGAAGGAGAAGATATTATTACCGCATTCTTAGCCAATGGGGGAGGATTTCCTGATCAATTTGCCACAGTTTACACCATGATGTTAAGGGCTTTAGATATTCCTGCCCGTTTTACCGTTGGTTTTGCTAGTGGGCAATTTAACCCTTTTACGGGCTACTATATTGTACATAATACCGATGCTCATGCTTTGACAGAAGTTTATTTTCCTAGCTATGGTTGGTTTTATTTTGATCCTTTACCCGGTCATGAAATTATACCACCTTCTTTTCAAGACGATAATCCTTTCGGTGTTTTAGGAATTTTCTGGAAATGGATTGCAGGTTGGTTGCCTCCCCCTATTACGGCATTTATTACCGCTTTATTTAGTAAAATTACTGATTCTATTTTGAATATTTTTCGTGCAGGTTGGCTAGGAAAATTATGGCAGTTTTTAACTGGTAGTTTTTTGGGTATTTTGGTGGGGATATTAGGATTAATTATGGTTGCTTTTTTAGGTTGGTTAGGATTTTTGGCAGTGAAAAAATTTCTATATCACAATTATTTATCTCGCCTTAATCCTACAGAGAAATTGTACAGAGAAATGTTAGATTTATTAAAAGAAAAAGGCTATCCGAAACTTCCTTCTCAAACTCCTAAAGAATATTGTGAAAGTTTACGAGATTTTTTAATATTAGAGCAATGGGAAATAGTATTTTTAATTAGTAATAATTATGTGCAATGGCGTTATGGTGATATAACTCCAAACATGGACTATTTAACATCTCAATATCAACTTTTAAAGAAAAGTTTTGCCCAACTTTCTCCTCTTAAATAA
- a CDS encoding NAD(P)H-quinone oxidoreductase subunit 5, translating to MDSLKLYEYAWLVPVLPLLSAMVVGLGLISFNQFTNKLRQVNSIFIISTTGVSLALSIGLFWSQWQGHEAFTKMFEWASAGDFTLSMGYTIDHLSSLMMVIVCTVALLVMIYTDGYMAHDAGYVRFYAYLSIFASSMLGLVISPNLVQVYIFWELVGMASYLLIGFWYDRKAAADACQKAFVTNRVGDFGLLLGMLGLYWATGSFDFGVMGDRLQELVISGNIGSWLAILFGILVFLGPVAKSAQFPLHVWLPDAMEGPTPISALIHAATMVAAGVFLIARMYPVFEPIPEVMTVIAWTGCFTAFLGATIALTQNDIKKGLAYSTISQLGYMVMAMGIGGYSAGLFHLMTHAYFKAMLFLCSGSVIHGMEEVVGHEPVLAQDMRLMGNLRKYMPITSTCFLIGTLAICGIPPFAGFWSKDEILGLAFEANPALWLVGWLTAGMTAFYMFRMYFMTFEGDFRGKNEKIKADLLQAAGMSVSEGGHHGEKPHESPATMTFALVMLAIPSVFIGLIGFPWNNRFEAFIFSPNEVEEVAHHFDLTEFLIMGGNSVGIALIGITIASLMYLQGKIDPSAIASKFPSLYNLSLNKWYFDDIYDKIFVKGSRRVARAIMEVDYKVVDGAVNLTGLVTIISGEGLKYLENGRVQFYALIVFGAVLGFVVAFSVVG from the coding sequence ATGGATAGTTTGAAATTATACGAGTACGCATGGTTAGTACCCGTTTTACCCCTACTCTCTGCAATGGTAGTGGGTCTGGGATTAATTTCTTTTAACCAGTTTACTAATAAATTACGACAAGTTAACTCTATTTTTATAATCTCTACCACAGGAGTTTCTCTAGCTTTATCCATCGGACTTTTTTGGAGTCAGTGGCAAGGTCATGAAGCCTTTACTAAAATGTTTGAATGGGCATCAGCAGGAGATTTCACCCTCAGTATGGGTTATACCATTGACCACCTCAGCAGTTTGATGATGGTAATTGTCTGTACTGTTGCCCTTCTGGTCATGATCTACACTGATGGTTATATGGCTCATGATGCTGGTTATGTGCGTTTTTACGCCTATCTGAGCATCTTTGCTTCTTCCATGTTGGGCTTAGTTATTAGTCCTAATTTAGTACAAGTCTATATTTTCTGGGAATTGGTGGGGATGGCTTCTTATCTCCTCATCGGTTTTTGGTACGATCGCAAAGCGGCGGCGGATGCTTGTCAAAAGGCTTTTGTTACCAACCGTGTGGGTGATTTTGGCTTACTCCTCGGTATGCTTGGTTTATATTGGGCAACTGGTAGCTTTGATTTTGGTGTAATGGGCGATCGCCTCCAAGAATTAGTGATTTCGGGTAATATTGGCAGTTGGTTAGCGATTTTATTCGGTATTCTCGTCTTTTTAGGACCTGTGGCTAAATCTGCCCAATTTCCTCTCCATGTGTGGCTTCCTGATGCGATGGAAGGTCCTACCCCCATTTCTGCGTTAATTCATGCGGCGACGATGGTTGCGGCTGGTGTATTTTTAATCGCTAGAATGTACCCTGTATTTGAGCCGATTCCTGAAGTGATGACGGTGATTGCTTGGACAGGTTGCTTTACTGCTTTTTTGGGGGCAACTATTGCCTTAACTCAAAATGACATCAAAAAAGGTTTAGCTTATTCCACCATCTCCCAGTTAGGTTATATGGTGATGGCCATGGGCATTGGCGGTTATAGTGCAGGTTTATTTCACCTCATGACTCATGCTTATTTTAAAGCGATGTTATTCTTATGCTCTGGTTCAGTTATTCACGGCATGGAAGAAGTAGTTGGCCATGAACCCGTTTTAGCTCAAGATATGCGTTTGATGGGAAATTTGCGTAAGTATATGCCCATTACCTCCACCTGTTTTTTAATCGGTACTTTGGCGATTTGTGGTATTCCTCCTTTTGCTGGATTTTGGTCTAAAGACGAGATTCTCGGTTTAGCCTTTGAAGCCAATCCTGCTCTCTGGTTAGTGGGTTGGTTAACGGCTGGTATGACCGCATTTTATATGTTCAGAATGTACTTTATGACCTTTGAAGGAGACTTTAGGGGTAAAAATGAAAAAATTAAAGCCGATTTACTCCAAGCGGCAGGAATGAGCGTTTCTGAAGGTGGTCATCACGGAGAAAAACCCCATGAATCCCCTGCAACTATGACTTTTGCTTTGGTCATGTTAGCAATTCCTTCTGTGTTTATTGGTTTGATTGGTTTTCCTTGGAATAACCGTTTTGAAGCCTTTATTTTCTCTCCCAATGAAGTGGAAGAAGTTGCCCATCATTTTGACTTAACCGAGTTTTTAATCATGGGTGGTAATTCCGTTGGTATCGCTTTAATCGGTATCACCATCGCTTCTTTAATGTATCTTCAAGGTAAAATTGACCCAAGTGCGATCGCATCTAAGTTTCCTAGTTTGTATAACTTATCCTTAAATAAATGGTACTTTGACGATATTTACGACAAAATCTTTGTTAAAGGTAGTCGTCGTGTTGCTCGTGCCATTATGGAAGTGGATTATAAAGTCGTTGATGGTGCAGTTAACTTAACAGGATTAGTAACCATCATTAGCGGTGAGGGCTTAAAATACTTAGAAAATGGTAGAGTACAATTTTACGCTCTCATTGTTTTCGGAGCTGTTCTAGGTTTCGTGGTTGCCTTTAGTGTAGTCGGTTAA
- the trpD gene encoding anthranilate phosphoribosyltransferase, whose protein sequence is MDKDWSDLLKQLLEKQSLTETQAGELMTGWLKEEISPALSGAILTAIQAKGVCAEELAGMARILQNQSLQSEKIDYSEAVIDTCGTGGDGASTFNISTAVAFVASAAGVKVAKHGNRSASSKVGSADVLEYLGIKLNVSDKIAKEALSEVGITFLFAPGWHPAMKSVAPIRKELKIRTIFNLLGPLVNPLYPTGQVIGVYDSQFINPVAEALKLLSINRGVVLHGREKLDEAGLGDITDIALLNEGEITTTTINPQELNLHRESLAALKGGNVEENAAILSSVLQGKGTKAQTEVVALNASLALQVAGVIPFGKHLQGIEKCLDIIASGKAWDKLTELVNFYK, encoded by the coding sequence ATGGATAAAGATTGGTCTGATTTACTCAAACAACTATTAGAGAAACAATCCCTCACCGAAACTCAAGCAGGAGAGTTAATGACGGGATGGCTTAAAGAAGAAATCTCTCCTGCCCTTTCTGGGGCGATTTTAACCGCTATTCAAGCAAAAGGTGTCTGTGCAGAAGAATTAGCAGGTATGGCAAGAATTTTACAAAATCAATCCCTACAATCAGAGAAAATTGATTATTCAGAGGCTGTGATTGATACTTGTGGCACAGGAGGAGATGGTGCATCTACTTTTAATATTTCCACAGCTGTTGCTTTTGTGGCATCTGCGGCAGGAGTTAAGGTAGCAAAACATGGTAATCGCTCTGCTTCTAGTAAAGTAGGATCTGCGGATGTATTAGAATATTTAGGAATTAAACTGAATGTTAGTGACAAAATAGCAAAAGAAGCCCTTTCAGAAGTTGGAATAACTTTTCTATTTGCCCCCGGATGGCATCCTGCGATGAAATCCGTTGCACCAATACGAAAAGAGTTAAAAATTAGGACTATATTTAATCTATTAGGTCCTTTAGTTAATCCTTTATATCCCACAGGGCAAGTTATTGGAGTTTATGATTCTCAATTTATCAATCCTGTGGCTGAAGCCTTAAAATTACTATCGATAAATAGAGGCGTTGTTTTACACGGTAGAGAAAAATTAGATGAGGCAGGTTTAGGAGATATTACTGACATAGCATTACTAAATGAAGGTGAAATTACCACAACAACGATTAATCCTCAAGAGTTAAATTTGCACCGTGAGTCTTTAGCGGCTTTGAAAGGTGGTAATGTCGAAGAAAATGCGGCTATTTTAAGCTCTGTATTGCAAGGAAAGGGAACAAAAGCACAAACCGAAGTCGTGGCTTTAAATGCTTCTCTAGCGTTGCAGGTGGCGGGAGTAATTCCTTTTGGAAAACATCTTCAGGGTATTGAAAAATGTCTCGATATAATTGCTAGTGGAAAAGCGTGGGATAAATTAACTGAATTGGTAAATTTCTATAAGTAG
- a CDS encoding DUF4327 family protein, with product MSVKTIYSVGIIKQKAKELVSKGLISRQQPIYTLCNFIPAGEWHTIEIELEFNGYLLRDHIIDLIQPETWED from the coding sequence ATGAGTGTTAAAACCATTTATTCTGTGGGTATTATTAAACAAAAAGCAAAAGAATTAGTCTCAAAAGGACTAATTAGCAGACAACAACCTATCTATACCCTATGTAATTTTATTCCTGCGGGAGAATGGCACACAATTGAAATAGAATTAGAATTTAATGGTTATTTATTGAGAGATCATATTATTGATTTAATTCAACCTGAAACTTGGGAAGATTAA
- a CDS encoding lipid kinase, which yields MGRKALLLINRHSRKGEKSLPLAVEYFYAHDLELIIKPVKDAQELGIVVREYHHQIDFVIVGGGDGTLNAVVDSLVETNLPLGILPLGTANDLARTLNIPLAMREACNVIGNGKLKSIDLGWVNGKYFFNVASMGLSVDITKKLSRGVKRRWGVFAYAITALQVISTARRFSATIKVDNETLPVKTVQIAIGNGRYYGGGMAIANDAAIDDQRLDLYSIELQHWWQIFPLIWHLPKGEHHQLQWVRTIEGKEIEIHTYKSYSVNTDGEITTITPAKFKVIPHALKVFVP from the coding sequence ATGGGTCGCAAAGCATTATTATTGATTAATCGCCATTCCCGTAAGGGTGAAAAGTCTTTACCTTTAGCTGTAGAGTATTTTTATGCCCATGACTTGGAATTGATTATTAAACCAGTCAAAGATGCCCAAGAGTTGGGAATTGTAGTCAGAGAATACCATCATCAAATTGATTTTGTCATTGTAGGTGGTGGTGATGGAACTTTGAATGCGGTCGTTGATAGCTTAGTAGAAACAAATTTACCTTTAGGTATTCTACCACTAGGAACGGCAAATGATTTAGCTCGAACCTTAAATATTCCTTTAGCTATGAGAGAGGCTTGTAATGTTATTGGTAACGGTAAACTAAAGTCTATTGATTTAGGGTGGGTTAACGGCAAATATTTTTTTAATGTCGCCAGTATGGGTTTAAGTGTTGATATTACAAAAAAGTTGTCTCGTGGTGTTAAGCGTCGTTGGGGAGTTTTTGCCTATGCCATCACAGCATTACAGGTTATCAGCACTGCTAGGCGTTTTTCTGCAACTATTAAGGTGGATAATGAAACTTTACCCGTTAAAACTGTCCAAATTGCGATCGGTAATGGTAGATATTACGGAGGTGGGATGGCGATCGCAAACGATGCGGCGATAGATGATCAAAGGCTTGATTTATATAGCATTGAGCTACAACACTGGTGGCAAATATTTCCTTTAATTTGGCATCTACCAAAAGGAGAACATCATCAACTACAATGGGTAAGGACAATAGAAGGCAAAGAGATAGAAATTCATACTTATAAGTCTTATAGTGTCAACACCGACGGTGAAATTACCACTATTACTCCTGCCAAATTTAAAGTTATTCCCCATGCTTTAAAAGTTTTTGTACCCTAA
- the murG gene encoding undecaprenyldiphospho-muramoylpentapeptide beta-N-acetylglucosaminyltransferase: MSVKQPRLLIAASGTGGHLFPALAVAQQLPDYQIQWLGVPNRLETTLVPSDYRLHTVDIEGFQTSFGIKTIFVMGKMLSAIARTYQIIKKSKIEIVFTTGGYIAAPAIIAAKLAKIPVILHESNYIPGKVTKLFGKWCKLVAIGFRGTEKYLPKSKTQWVSTPVREEFLQPQTLPLDIPDDVPLIVAMGGSQGAVALNKLVRQSAPQILETGAYIVHLTGNQDDEIGTLTHPHYLEMPFYDKMGALLQRANLAISRSGAGSLTELAITKTPSILIPYPFAAEDHQFFNGQEFTNAEASLMFRQEHLSSELLTETVLDLLNNQDKLMKMSFHAQQLADKNSASAIADMIINELTYTRRENKKY; this comes from the coding sequence GTGTCTGTGAAACAACCTCGTTTACTCATTGCCGCCAGTGGCACGGGAGGGCATTTATTTCCCGCTTTAGCTGTAGCCCAACAGTTACCAGATTATCAGATTCAATGGTTAGGTGTGCCTAATCGCTTAGAAACTACTCTTGTGCCTTCCGATTACCGTTTACATACCGTTGATATTGAGGGTTTTCAAACCAGTTTCGGCATCAAAACTATTTTTGTCATGGGTAAAATGCTCAGTGCGATCGCACGTACTTATCAAATCATTAAAAAGAGTAAAATAGAGATAGTTTTCACCACAGGGGGTTATATTGCCGCTCCTGCCATTATTGCCGCTAAATTGGCTAAAATTCCCGTCATTCTACACGAATCTAACTATATACCGGGAAAAGTAACTAAGTTATTCGGAAAATGGTGTAAATTAGTAGCTATTGGTTTTCGAGGTACAGAAAAATATTTACCCAAAAGTAAAACCCAATGGGTAAGTACACCCGTTAGAGAGGAATTTTTACAACCCCAAACTTTGCCATTAGATATTCCCGACGATGTTCCTCTAATTGTCGCTATGGGGGGTTCACAAGGAGCAGTAGCCCTAAATAAATTGGTCAGACAATCAGCACCTCAAATACTAGAAACAGGGGCTTATATAGTCCATTTAACGGGCAATCAAGACGATGAAATCGGAACTTTGACCCATCCTCATTATTTAGAAATGCCTTTTTATGATAAGATGGGTGCATTATTACAAAGGGCAAATCTGGCCATTAGTCGCTCAGGTGCTGGAAGTTTAACCGAATTAGCCATTACTAAAACTCCTTCCATTTTGATTCCTTATCCTTTTGCCGCAGAAGACCATCAATTTTTTAACGGTCAAGAATTTACTAACGCTGAGGCTTCTTTGATGTTTAGGCAAGAACATTTATCCTCAGAACTATTAACAGAAACAGTATTAGATTTGTTAAATAACCAAGATAAATTGATGAAAATGAGTTTTCATGCTCAACAATTAGCCGATAAAAATAGTGCAAGTGCGATCGCAGATATGATTATTAATGAATTAACTTATACTCGGCGAGAGAATAAAAAATATTGA
- a CDS encoding cysteine desulfurase family protein: MQIYLDSCATTAPHPKVVKLVQEIMEDNWGNPSSLHFWGERSAMVLEKARFSVASLLNADSGDNIIFTSGGTEADNLAVFGTVYHYSQPQHIIISSVEHSAIASPVTMLEKQGWQVTRLPVNREGRVNPDDLRKNLQDNTVLVSIIYGQSEVGTIQPITELANITKTYSKALFHTDAVQVMGRTFVDVSALNVDLLSLSGHKFYGMQGAGALYIREGVKLQPLIGGGGQELGLRSGTQALCAIAALGLASQLAQKNLESESLRLRELRDYFIDLVEEECPYLQLTGDRYYRLPHHASFIINHPHREITGRKMVRDLNLAGIGISAGSACSSGKSLPSPTLLAMGYSETEALRGIRISCDRTTTKEDLEWVVMVINQLMSR; this comes from the coding sequence ATGCAAATATATCTTGATTCTTGTGCCACCACTGCACCTCATCCGAAGGTTGTTAAATTGGTGCAAGAAATAATGGAAGATAATTGGGGTAATCCCTCTAGTTTACACTTTTGGGGGGAAAGATCTGCTATGGTTTTAGAAAAGGCTCGTTTTTCTGTGGCTTCTTTGCTTAATGCTGATTCTGGAGATAATATTATTTTTACTTCTGGTGGCACGGAGGCTGACAATTTAGCGGTTTTTGGCACGGTTTATCACTATTCTCAACCACAACACATAATTATTTCTAGTGTAGAACATTCTGCGATCGCATCTCCTGTTACCATGTTGGAAAAGCAGGGATGGCAGGTAACAAGATTACCAGTGAATAGAGAAGGTAGAGTCAATCCTGATGATTTAAGAAAAAATTTACAGGATAATACGGTATTAGTATCCATCATTTATGGACAAAGTGAAGTCGGCACGATTCAGCCTATTACGGAGTTAGCTAATATAACAAAAACCTACAGTAAGGCTTTATTTCATACTGATGCAGTGCAGGTAATGGGGCGCACTTTTGTTGATGTATCGGCTTTAAATGTTGATTTATTGTCTCTGTCTGGACATAAATTTTATGGTATGCAAGGAGCGGGGGCATTATATATTAGAGAAGGCGTTAAGTTGCAACCTCTTATAGGCGGTGGGGGACAAGAATTAGGGTTACGTTCAGGTACACAAGCACTATGTGCGATCGCAGCTTTGGGATTAGCATCCCAATTAGCCCAAAAAAATTTAGAAAGCGAGAGTTTAAGGTTAAGGGAATTAAGAGACTATTTCATTGACTTAGTAGAGGAAGAATGCCCTTATTTACAACTAACAGGAGATAGATATTATCGTTTGCCCCATCATGCCAGTTTTATCATTAACCATCCTCATAGAGAAATTACAGGGCGAAAAATGGTGAGGGATTTAAACCTAGCTGGTATAGGTATCAGTGCTGGTTCAGCTTGTAGTAGTGGTAAATCTTTACCATCTCCCACTCTTTTAGCCATGGGATACTCAGAAACTGAAGCCCTCCGAGGAATTAGAATAAGTTGCGATCGCACTACCACTAAAGAAGACTTAGAATGGGTAGTAATGGTTATCAATCAATTAATGAGCCGTTAG
- a CDS encoding class I SAM-dependent methyltransferase has translation MERILEPEVMDDDLEAQEYDQMDFTEVNTDFALLASKLGKEQSKVLDVGTGTARIPLILADFCPQWHITAIDLASSMLKIAETNIQEKNKSSQISLQLVDGKKMPYPDNSFDLIISNSLIHHIPQPLELLKEINRVVKKNGVILIRDLFRPKSEDDIEKIVQKANLDYSPRQKQLFKDSLRAALTVDEIKDLAHEMEWYSAQVYHSSPRHWTLRHSLN, from the coding sequence ATAGAGCGTATTTTAGAACCTGAAGTCATGGACGATGACTTAGAAGCCCAAGAATATGATCAAATGGACTTCACAGAAGTTAACACAGATTTTGCCCTTCTTGCTAGTAAATTAGGAAAAGAACAAAGTAAAGTGCTTGACGTTGGTACTGGTACAGCCAGAATACCTCTAATACTAGCTGATTTTTGTCCTCAATGGCACATTACGGCTATTGATTTAGCTTCATCTATGTTAAAAATAGCAGAAACAAATATTCAGGAGAAAAATAAATCGTCTCAAATTTCGTTACAGTTAGTGGATGGAAAAAAAATGCCCTATCCTGACAATAGTTTTGATTTAATTATTTCTAACAGTTTGATTCATCATATACCCCAACCTTTGGAATTGTTAAAAGAAATTAATCGGGTTGTGAAAAAAAATGGGGTTATTTTAATTAGAGATTTATTCCGCCCCAAATCAGAGGATGATATAGAAAAAATTGTTCAAAAAGCTAACTTAGATTATAGTCCTCGACAGAAACAACTATTTAAAGATTCCTTAAGGGCGGCATTAACTGTTGATGAAATAAAAGATTTAGCCCATGAAATGGAATGGTATTCGGCTCAAGTATATCATTCTTCTCCTCGCCATTGGACGTTAAGACATAGTCTAAACTGA